GGAGATAAGAGACATGTCTCAGCATCACATAAATGTAGGAGGAGAAAGTAATGATTTCCAAGAAGTCAGCATTTTTCTTGTAAATGCAGACCCACTCCCAGCTTATATAAGGCTAGCATACAAGACTATAAATATATTCCATCTCAACAAGGGAGTGCGTAGAAAGGAGTTATTCAGTATGTGTTCTCTACAAGTGATCCTTGCTTCAGCTCTCTGCTATGCATTCCTCCTTCCTGGTGAGTAGAATACATGAATTCctttattttgattattaattattaatattaatattaattattaaatctcGGACACATATTGAGACTACAACATCTCTGTCATTATACAGAAGACCAAAAACACTACATAATAGATCAGTCAACATAAGAGAACATGAGAGAAAGTTGTGCACAACTGGATTAATGCATACTTTAAATGGACCGATATAATAAGAAAATTCATCATGTAGTTTTACAGATTAAgttgaaattaattaattaatccaagACTTTGATCTTTACTGTATTCCAactctaaaatatatttttcagctCTTGCTTTTAACATTAGCACTTATTATTCTTATATGTGTCTTTGAGAAGGTGAGTGTATCACAGGAGGGAAGGAATCTACACCACACTCCCGTCCCTATATGGCCTCACTGCAGCTGGAAGGCAAACACAACTGTGGTGGATTTCTGATCTCTCGTGAGTGGGTTATGAGTGCCGCACACTGCTTTCAGGACAGGTAAGTACCATAGACCAACCTTTCACATATCTATTATCAAATTATCCTAAAATtcctcttttaaaaaaaactattgaaaATGTGTTAACAAAAAACGATCATTTGTGTGTATTCTCTACTGCAGCAGTAATTATAAGATTGTGTTGGGCGCTCATTCCCTATCCCAGGAAGAGGACACGAAACAAACGTTTGATGTGGCTGCTGTCTATAATCATCCCGATTTCAACATTAATAACTATGATAATGATATTGCACTGGTTAAGGTAAAGTATATAAAGTTTTTGAATGAGGACTAGAGCATCAAGAGGGTGGGGAATTTCTTATACCATATCACTGTACCTTGTGTTAAGTTCCACTGACACTGACAATATCCTCTGTAATTGGCAgctaagtcagtcagtcacagagACTGATGCAGTGAAGCCTGTGAAGTTCCAGAGATCAGGAGGGAGTGATCCTGGTACAGATGCGTCTGTGGAAACTGCAGGGTGGGGCAAATTAGACAATCTTGGCAACCGGCCAGATAAACTGCATGAAGTGACTGTTGCTGTTATAAAGAGACGTACCTGTGGTCGCAGTAACTCCTATGGGGAATCATTTACAACAAATATGCTCTGTGCTGGAAAACAACTCAAGGACACCTGCGATGTAAGTTTTTATCTTAGTCTTTCTGTTGTACGAATTAGTCATTGTTTGCCCATTTCACACTTTTCCCCAAATTTCTACATTCTGGCTTAGTTCTTCCCTGTTGCACAACCAGAAAGAATAAAGACTAAGACCAAACACACTTGAAGCTCACAGTCAACATTGCTTATCTTTTTTACCAGTGGAGGAAGCAGTACCATCCTTCCCAGCCAATTCTGCAGTCTTGATCTCCCAGCCACAGATATTAGACACGGTGTTTGAAATTGAGATTCATTTATGTGAAGTTTTAATTGCAATTCACATCGAGAGGAAATTCTTtttaatgaatgtaaaatgaaaacataaacaaatgtatcAACAATCTCTGGAGTCAGTGAAACAGTTGAATCAGTTTCTCTCCCCCACTCAGTCCTCCAACTACCTCCGAAGTACATTTCAGATCTGTGCAAAACACTAATTATCACTATAGTTTTTCCATCCTACCTAGATTTCACATCATTTAAGCAATTCTCTCATGCCTATATTCTACTCTTACAGGGTGATTCTGGTGGTCCTTTGCTCTATAATGGCATTGCTGTGGGAATAACCTCAAATGGAGGGAGGAGTTGTGGTTCCACCAGGAAGCCTGGACTCTACACCATAATATCACATTATGATGACTGGATCACCAGCACTATGTCCCAGTAACCTGTCAGCGGTTCGACTGACAAATTGACCATATTATTGCTTGTTCTATCACATCATATTTGAGGCAGATTAAATGAAATCTTTATTGTCACACTGTACACAGAGGTTAGTCACCACTTTCGGTCTTTCATGTTGTGACAGGTTACTTGCTATAGCTCACCATTATACGAAATAtagctttttttattgttctttgtgaacggtaatattttattatgatgtATAAGTATAATAGGTTTGTTCAGATTTTATACCAGAATTTAAAATTCACAGGTTATCATAACTCTAACATACATATaggttttcttcatttttgtagttactctttttctttcatgctAATGGGGTGTATTATCTTGTATTCTGGTTTTAAAAATGAGTTCtgtaaaaatacttttttttttaagtctgccaaataaataaagaaataggcAAATACTAAAAGGATAACTACATGGATAAGTGCAGCAATGTAAGGAAATGGTTTAATACATAGtgaaatatacaataatattaaataatctggtcatttttaactatttaaactttaaaataaccattaaaatgtatttccGTGATgtcagtaaatatatatatatatatatatatatatatatatatatatatatatatatatatatatatatagggaatGCAGCCTAAAATGATCATCAGGTGTGAAATGACTTTAATCTGTTTTGTCTgccaaattaattattacaacACATACATGATCCGGGTTTTCAGTGAGTAGGCCTGTAAGTTACTACCAGTTTGAGGTAAAATTAATGAACAGTATTCTAAATTATTTAGTATATAAATTCAGGACCCATTCCAAACCCATTAGTCTTGTTGAACAGGTGATTAAATCATTGTTAAAAAAGTGATTGTCTATTAACCTTTTGGCCTAATGTATGTGACACACTGGGAAAAGCGCCCAACGTTGTACTCAACGTTTGGCCCAACCCATGGGATATAGCTACCATACACTAGCTACTATAGCCCCATTGCCCAAGTGGTTGTGTTTATTACTCTATTAGCCTGGagaaatatttttcttaaatggAGTTGTACCACTTCCCCTACTCACAATAAATGGATACAAGCtatatttttctacattcaTTTGGAGAAATTATGTTTTATGCAGCAAACCTGGGATCCTTTCTCTGCCTGCTCTGTCCCTCTGATTCAGACTCATATGATAAATAAGAAATGTCTCCTTTAGAACATCACTGAATGCTATTCATGACAGAATATTGTACATCTGtggtttttttctgtgttggGACGGTAAAGGTTTTGCGTTTGATGTGTCCTGTCCTGTTAAAATTGCAAGAAAAATatagacaaataaaaatgtgattatctaaatacaatttaatgGCGTGTTCAAAAGCAAAATATCtcaaaattaagaaaaatgtgtttaataatgtgCTTACTTGTAGGAGTGACCAACCTCAGAGGTTTTCATATTCAGATAAAGTAAATTATGCCAGTCTTAATTCTTCCATGCAAATTGTTTAGAGGTGACGTTTAATGCACTGAATTTGCATCTAGTGCCCTGTGACAgaccatccagggtgtatttctACCTCATGCCCAGTATAGCTGGGATAAGTCTCTGGATCTGCCATGACCCTAACTGTGATAGCGTGGTTAGTGGAGATGAGTGAATGGTCAAAGATAAGGTGAGATAATCTAACCCTAGGCAAGATACTTTTACTAATCAGTgattaagaaataagaaataataataagtggCTTGAGAAAGACGAGACCTACATGAGAAAATAGTTTCTCATTTCGTGAAACaataattatttgaattataGATGTCTCTCCTGTTTTTCACATACATAGGAAATCTTTAGGgctacattttgtgtgtgtatgttggcagtgtgttttgtgtgtgtgtgtgtgttggcagtgtgttgtatgtgtgtatgtgtgttggcaATGcgttctgtgtgtgagtgtttgtgtgtgtttgtgtgtgtttaagtgtgtgtgtgtgtgtgtttgagttagaggtcttcacgggcccacttagatccgaaaacccaAGGTCCAAAAAGAGACCCGAGCGGGTTCGGGTcaaaaagtttcacgtgtgtCTCGGACACCggtcgggtataataatagcggtatcgggtctcgggtaatttaaaatgaatgtgtttttaccgaacggacctgagaagacccgaactactgtatctcgcgtgtgtgcatcgactcgaccttttccaacctctcctctgtttgccaagaccgctgtagcggttactttagtgtagagttatgcaacattcgggtccagttgggtaaaaaaaaattgccaacgggtcgggtcggactcgggtctaattttttcgggtttgtcgggactttcttaaaaaaaataatatattatgcacgtcgggttcgggtaaaaagtgattcgggtcacttggggtcgggtacatttttttagacccgagaagacctctagtttgagtgtctgtgtgtgtgtgtgtgtgttggcagtgTGTTACAGGAAGTTCAAGTGCAAAGCTTTATCTTTAACTACATAAAGCTCTTTTAGGAAGTTCTTGTTCctgttttatgattatttaaaatCTCAGTATATGTTTACACAAACCATAATGCAGTGTACACAAACTATAATGCAGTGTACGTACAAGCATTTCTGGTTTGTGTAAACATATTCAtattgttttgggttttttaaattaaatgaatttttctacatttttagtTATATAAGTCTTAAGTATGTGGCAAACTAAACACGTCTGAGCCGTGAAACGTGAACACTTACACATCAGTTATATAAATCAGTTACCATGTAATAGTCACTACTGTCATGCATTAACCCACTTATTTATTAACCCTTTGACGCTCCAGTCTAGCAAGAAAACCCTCAGCTCACGTTACATACAGTTGAGGTCAGAGGCGTTGCTCTAGGATTGCGTTAGCCATTGTAACAAGGCATGTGGGACTCATACTTCAAGGTAGGGGAATACGTGAAGCcaaattctgtatttttttttatctttcaatGCATTCGAATTCAAATCGTATTTAGAATTATGCGTTTTAATATTATCTACCAGAATTGCCTTAAGAATGCTCATAACACCCATGTAGAGAAatgtttattgtattaattGACAACCAGAGTACCCTCCTTACAGAAATGGTACAGTCGGTTGCTATCCTCGTTCGCCTGTGTTGCTGTTCTCCAGCTGAGGCTATTGACTATGGAGATGTGCGCGAGCTGAAGAAAGTAACGGCAATTTTAATGTCGAGCCTGACTTTCTAATATAAATATCGCCAATATGTCCGGCTTAAATAAAACGACAGGAAAGTCTTCTGTGGTCTGTTCGCCTGTAAGGTAATTGCAAATTTCGCTTTGTATTCAAGTGTATATCTTTTTACTTGAAGGGACGTATTTTGTGTTTGAAAGGAGGTGACGGTTGTTGTGGTGATGTAGTTGGGCCGTATGCTAtcgctagctagctagttaatgTTTGTATACAATTGTTTGTCTTCAGTCATACACCAGATTGGTAATAATAACATTTGTTACATAGAATATGTATTTGTCTGATTAATGTACAACAGAGACTATCCAAGGCCATGGTTTTCAGATGCATTAAAGCCAGATCAGTTAGCATGACCATTAAAGTCTAACCTATAATGCTCTACTAATGATGAtttactaattaaaataaacaaaacatttccttttttatggCCCCGCCATATACTGAATTGCTATATACTGCATTATGCGATTGTTGAATGGGCCAGAAAgcctgtaaaaaacaaacaaaacaaaaacaatcctgTAACAATGCAGGAAAATGTAATCAGtagaaaacaataaacaacatcTATTTACTTGTGTAATCTCAAATGTATTGAAAATCATTACAGTCAACACCGAGTTTAGTagttttctcttttattaatGGTTCAATCTCTGTAAATTAAGCAATTTGTTTTtctgccttttgtttgtttgtttgtttcttagaATACAAAATGTCTATTAAATGTCTATTAAATTCGGCTGATCTcgcaaaaatgttttttttttttgctgtgccATGACATGtgattacataataataataattatagttataataatgatgatttaataataatttctctGCTTATTTGTAGAGTGAAAATTAAAGTCGTTTTAGATATTATTCAGAAGAAAAAACTTGATCCTGTAGATTGCAAGGCACActatctcattttatttctttttttttcttgcacacCCATTGCACACAATTCAACAGGCTCAAAgggaaattaaaatgtaaaaatatttaaatcattaaagaatttgttttaataattctgatcatttgtatatttttttaaaataatcctgTTCAGGATATAGACAGTATGCAAATGTTACATCAAACAGGATAGTTAAATtatgcatataaatataaaaatactaaatacagttgaggccaaaattattagccccccaggaattttggaacattttcctaaagatctttccaatgtttgcagcattgataaaacttgatataatcaaacattcgccagtgctatttagtagcttttggtacattttggaatataaaatacatttttaggcttgctttataatcaaatatagtgaaaatggggtggtcaaaaatattagccccttgtgaatatttgctttcaaaacacacccaattaatcaatcagctttcaaaacacacctaattaatcaatcagctttcaaaccacacctgtgcagtcaattggcttcctaacaacacctgggcattcaatcagcattaaaggactccaaggaacagggcacttgaacacattattgggagagactacttttactcaccatgccaaagacaaaggaaatcagtcttgagctcagaaagaagatagtggaggctcatgataagggggaaggctatactgccatttccaagcttttcacagtgtctagaaccgccgtacgttgcatcattgccaagtacaaggagacaaattctgtaagaaacaaacctgggcgtggtcgtaagcgcaagatttcaagaaccctggagaggaaaatagtcagagatatcagcaagatgccccagacatctgccaagatgattgttgctgacctggcctcttctggagttgatgtttcaaggaacacagttgtgagggctcttcatcgtggtgggcttcagggccatcgtcccagaagaacccctttactcaaacagcggcacatcacagctagactgaggtttgcccgtgaacatttgaaaggtaaagatgagttttgggagtctgtgctttggtctgatgagactaaactggaactgtttgggcacatggatgttgcttatgtttggcgaagaaagggtgaggccttcaaccctaagaacacagttcccacagttaaacatggtggtgggagcatcatgctgtggggctgttttgcagcttcaggcacagggagccttgttcgggtgcatggcatcatgaaaaaagaaaattatgttgacattttgagggataatatgcagaaatctgctcgtagtctagccttaggtcgtcgctgggtcttccaacaagacaatgacccaaagcatacatcgaaattggtccaacagttcctgaaggataccaaaacaaaggtcctggagtggcccgcacagagcccagacctcaatcctattgagaatctgtggcgagtgctcaaagtgaatgtccatgctcggaaaccacgtaatttggaccagctggagcaatttgcaatggaagaatgggctaaaatccctcaggaaacctgtgccaacctagtaaagaactactctaagaggttgttgtcagttgtggctcagaaagggttcactattgactattaatgaccgggggctaataattttggacgtttcatttttgccctttcttgtttcaactcactatttcaattaaatatcctaatcaaacttagtggagattttgtctttgttattttggaaacaaacacactataaaacacttgttgttaatggtcatttccatggagaaatcaagagttttgtctaatttcataagggggctaataattttggcctcaactgtataaatGCTCATTTTCCCTGTTACTGATACCATGATTTTATTAGAATTGATTCTAAAATGGTGCAGAGGACCCTGCTCATTAATGTTATGTTCAAGTGTGATTGGTTGGATTTTTATTAGAATTGTTATTAGTTATAACTGCTCTCACTGCCCCTAAGCCTTAACcttgcttaaaaaaaatgacagaaatatagGCATCTACAATTATGTGATTTGTGATCATGATGTGAATATTGTTAAGGAAAAGGGTAGATCTGTACAGCTGTGCTGTGTTTGCAGCTGTTCACGCTTGCGTCAAGTTCAGGCTCTCCTCAAGGCTGGTGGTGAAACCGTTCCAGATGGCATCCTCTGTTCACTGGGTAAGTTCATCAGAGCACCGATTCCCTGTTACTTATTACTCTCTTAATACACTGTACCCAATCCACAGCCCTCTGTGGTGGCAGTGAGGAGAATACTCACTTGAAATGAAGAGGAACTGAATTGCACTGATTCTTGGTTTTGCGATTGTGATTAGTAGATTATGCACAGTACACCACAGATTGATATTTGCTAAATTCTTTTATATGTTGCtattatattcttttatatttcatatgctGCTAGTGCATATTCATATTAAACAAGCAAATCACATGTTCCATATACTCTCTcagtccactttaataggaacacctttacgttcacatttatacagttatccaatcagtcaATCAGC
The Tachysurus vachellii isolate PV-2020 chromosome 6, HZAU_Pvac_v1, whole genome shotgun sequence genome window above contains:
- the cfd gene encoding complement factor D isoform X1, with protein sequence MCSLQVILASALCYAFLLPEGECITGGKESTPHSRPYMASLQLEGKHNCGGFLISREWVMSAAHCFQDSSNYKIVLGAHSLSQEEDTKQTFDVAAVYNHPDFNINNYDNDIALVKLSQSVTETDAVKPVKFQRSGGSDPGTDASVETAGWGKLDNLGNRPDKLHEVTVAVIKRRTCGRSNSYGESFTTNMLCAGKQLKDTCDGDSGGPLLYNGIAVGITSNGGRSCGSTRKPGLYTIISHYDDWITSTMSQ
- the cfd gene encoding complement factor D isoform X2, encoding MCSLQVILASALCYAFLLPGECITGGKESTPHSRPYMASLQLEGKHNCGGFLISREWVMSAAHCFQDSSNYKIVLGAHSLSQEEDTKQTFDVAAVYNHPDFNINNYDNDIALVKLSQSVTETDAVKPVKFQRSGGSDPGTDASVETAGWGKLDNLGNRPDKLHEVTVAVIKRRTCGRSNSYGESFTTNMLCAGKQLKDTCDGDSGGPLLYNGIAVGITSNGGRSCGSTRKPGLYTIISHYDDWITSTMSQ